The Methylomonas sp. UP202 DNA window ATCGGCACGCCATTGCAAATCACCCAAGTGATTTTTTCAGGCGGAGGTACGACGGTTTGGGTGCATGGCGATTTGGGCGTTAAAAACGAGGTTTACTATCGGCTGCCGGAAGGCGGCGATTACGGCAATATTCTGGGTAGCGAGACCGGAAAACTTTGGGTGCAGGCCGACAATTTGAAAGCGATCAAAGCTAATCCGCAATACCAGGGCTATTTGGCACCGGCCGGTAGCAGCCGCTCCGATTGGACGCCGGCCGCCGGGTTGAACCTATTCGTCAACGGTTTCCAAAGTGGACAGCCCGGTAATTTGGTCAATGTCGATGTCTCCATCGTCGCCAAACCGGTGGATTTGCCGGATGTTCCCAACGATCCCTGCGGTAACGGCAGTTCGCTGGAGTTTAAGCAAAGCAACGGCGTTGTCTTGGCCTACGAGCAAATTCTGCCGTTTTCGGTATTCGGCGATGCGCCGCTCTCGCTGAGTTTGGCGGCGGCAGATCGCTTAAGCGTGACTTTCGACGCCCCTTCGACCGGCCGTTCTTGCGGTAAGGCATAAGCGATGGCGATACGGCGAAAGCTTGGGATGTTGGACGGTCGCGGTTTGGTACAACGCGGAGCCAAGCCGGCGCCGGATGCGGGGACTGTCGGCCCGGACAGATTGAAGGCCGCCACGGCGCTCGCTAAGCGAAACCCGATTTGGTCTCGCCGCTTGGGAATTGGATTAGTGATTGCCGCCTTCGCGACCAAGACCGTGGCGGACGAACCGCCGCCGCTGAATGCCGACCCGACCAAGTCCCGACAGCCGACCTTGGCCCAGCCGGAGCGGCCGGCTGTTGGCAGCGGCGGTTTCGTGTTGCCGGAACTGCCTAAGTCGGGAGCCCCGGCGTCGACCGGCGGCAGCGTCGAGCTGCAGCGTGTCATTTTCGACGGAAATACTGTTTTCGAAGACGCGGAACTACAGAGCGTCGCGGCGGCATTTTTGCACCGTCGAATCGGCGCCGCCGACATCGAAATGCTACGACGCGCGGTCAGCCAATACTACATCGATCACGGCTATATCAATTCCGGCGCCGTGCTGGCGAGTCAGTCGCTGGCCGACGGCGTGCTGCACTTGAATATCGTCGAAGGGCGGTTGACCGAAGTCCGGCAGAGCGGGCAACAGCGCTTGCGCGAGGGGTATTTGCGAGACCGCTTGTTGGTTGGGGCCGGCGAGCCGTTAAGGGTCGAGGATTTACAAGACAGTTATCGGCAATTGCTGGCCGACCCGTTGATTCAACAACTGAATGGTCGCTTGGTGCCGGGGGAAAAGCTGGGCGAGGCGATTTTGGATTTGCGAGTCGAGCGGGCCAGGCCTTACCAGTTATATTTGGGCGCCGACGATTATCAGACGCCGGCCGTGGGCGCGTATACCGGCCGGGTTGGCGGTTGGGTCGACAACTTGTTGACGCTCGGTGAACGGATAGACGGTCAGTTCATCGTCAATGAAGGCGTGCAGGGTTACAACACCGGTATCAGTGTGCCGCTGACCGCGCGCGATTTGCGGGCCAGTTTTCGCTACAGCGACACCTACAGCAGCATCGTCGAACCGCCGCTGGAGACTCTGAACATTACCAATCACATCGTCGGTTTCGAAGCCGGACTTAGCCATCCGATCTATCGGCGCTTTAACGACGATCTGACATTCAGCGTGAATATGGCGTTTCGCGAAAATCGCAGCCAAGTCAGTAATACTTGCCAACCGATTTCCGGCGGCGAAGGCTTGGGGTGCGCGACCCAAGCCAGCGTCATGCGAATTGCCCAGCATTTTTCGCATCGCGGCGAGGACACGGGATTGGTGTTTTGGTCTACCTTCAACGTCGGTTTGGATATGTTGGGGGCGACGACTAATCGACCGGGTTTGCCCAGCGGCCAATTTTTCAGTTGGTTGGGCCAAAGTTTGTTTTCGGTGAAGTTGCTGGAGAACGGCGCCGCCCTGTTGGTGAAGGCGAATATTCAGTTGGCGGATAAGCCGCTACTAAACTTGGAACGTTACGCGTTGGGCGGGGCGTATACGGTCAGAGGTTATCGGGAAAATACGTACGTGCGCGACAACGGCTTCAATGTCGGCGCCGAAGTCAAATATCCGCTTTACCTGGATGTCGGCGGCCGCGACGGCCTGCATTTGGTGCCGTTTATCCAATACGGCGGCGCTTGGGACAGCCCGACCGCGACCAATGCTCGGCCATCCACTCATTATCTGTATTCGGCCGGTATCGGCTTGCAGTGGCAGTTTCGAGGTTTGACGACCGAATTTTATTGGGCGCATGCGTTTACGCCGGTGCCGAATCGGCAGCGCAGCAGCCACAGTATTCAAGACGACGGTATCCATTTTCGGGTCAATTTCAACGTTTTTTAGCGGAATAGACCCTAGCGGAGTGGCGATATATCGCGAGTCTTACGAAATCCCGTGCCGATTTCGGTTGGCGAATGGCGGTTCTGACGTTCGGCGCTCCGCGAGATATTCGTTAAATCCTTTTCAGAACAAGTTGTTATCGGAAGCAAGGCGGCTTCGGTCGTGGTTGGCACGCTTGTTGACATATTAAGCTGGTTGGAGACGCCAACCTCGACGCCGGAGCGACGATAGCGAAATCGGTTCTCGGCGGATCGGCAGGGAGATCGGTCGAATAGCCGCGATAGCGATTGCCGAAAATCCGGTCCAGCCATGGCCAATCCAAGACGAGGAAATCGAATTGCCAAATTTAATGCTAGAAGCGCAAATGCGGCTAGACTTGATTGCCATAACTGTTCTGGCGCTGGGAGTGGCGGTCGGAAATGCCGCGTCGGCCGAGATGCCGGTGCCGGTTTCCGCCGCCGAGATTCGATCGGTAGTCTTGCGCGGCGAGCAACTGCGAGACAACGGTGAGTTGCAAGCGGCGCAACAACAGTTCGATGCCGCGCTGCAAGCGGTGGTCGATGTTAAGGGCGATATAGGTTTATTGGCGGCGGTCGAGGCGGCGGCGGGTTACAACCTGTTCTTGTTGAACAGTAAAGAGGCCGCCGAACCCTTGCTCAAAGCCGCTTATCGGAATACCGAGACCGGGCCGGACTATTTACGCGGATTAGTTGGGCTCTATTTGAGCGAACTGGCTCTAGCCGGGGGCGATCGGCAACAGGCCTTGCAATACGCAGATCAGGCTGAAGCGGCTTTGCGGAGCCAGGGCGACAGCCCGTTACGAATGAGCGTGGCGTTGAGTCGGACGGCGGCGGGTGAAGATAAAAGCGGTCGAGTTGCCGCATTGCTTGAGCTGGCTGCCAGAATTGAAGGTTTGCCGAACGATTTTCCGGCGGCCAAGGTACGGCTGAAAACCGCCGAGGCTTTGCTGGCCGAGGCGGCGCCGAGCGATGGCCAGGGCTGGGTTGGCGCGGCGTATGCCGCACTGGACAAGGTGTTGGCGGGCGCTAACCCGCCGCCGCGCATGCGGGTGGAGGCCTTGTTGGGGATGGCCAGATTATATCGCCAGCAAAACCGCGATCGCGAGGCCCTGGCACTGACCGAGCAAGCGTTGGCCTTGGCCGGAGATCGACGCTACCTGGAATTGCTGGCCGAGCTTGAAGCACTGCAAGGCGACTTGTTGCTGCGTTTGGGACAACAGGTACCGGCGCTACGCGCCTACGAGCAGGCGGTGAACGATTTGTTGGCGATTCGGGGCGATTTGCCGATCAATTTACCCGATGGTCGCAGCGCGATCGATACCGTGATCGATCCGTTACACCGTGGCTACGTCGATTTGTTGTTACGGCAAGCCGGCACCGGCGATTCCGAGCAACAGGCGCTGAACAAGGCCATGTCCAGCATGGAAGCGATCAAGGAAGCCGATTTGCAGGACTTTTTTTTGGGGCGGTGTTCGATCTCGGTGCAAACCCGGGACGATTGGCGAGAACTGGCGTTTCCGGAAACCGTCATCGTTTACCCGATTTTGTTGACCGACAGGCTGGAGTTGTTGATGAAGCATGGCCCGCTCGTTGTGCGACGTAGCGTGCCGGTGTCGGCCGAGCGGGTACGCGAACAGGCGCAAATCCTGACGCAGCGCTTGCATGCCGGCAAGGACTACCGGGCCGCGGCCAAACAGCTTTACCAGTGGCTGTTCGAACCGATTGCCAACGATGTCGCGGCGGCCGGCGCGAAATTGCTGCTCTACGTGCCCGACCGCAATTTGCGGGCGGTGCCGTACTCGGTGTTACAGGATGGCGGCCGGTTTTTGGTCGAACAATACGCGATCGTGACATTGCCGGGTTTGACGTTTCAAAATTGGGACAAGCAGGTCGCGAAACGGAAGAACTTGCGGGCCCTGGTCGCCGGTTTGAGCCGGCCGGACGGCGCCGCGATCGACACGCTGCCAGACAACGTCGTCGAACGTTTGATCGGCAATAAACCCGCCGATGTCGCGCAGAAAGCCATGGACCGTTCGCGCTTGGTCGAAGAATTGAGCTTGCCCAATATCGAGCGGGAAATCGATTCGGTCGCGAAACGACAGAACAGCACGATGTTATTGAATAATCAATTCACGGCGTCGGCGTTGAAGAGGGATATAGAAACCGGCGATTACGCGAAGGTGCATATCGCTTCGCACGGGTATTTCGGTAAGAACGCCAAGGAAAGTTTCGTGATGGCTTACGATCAGAATCTGACCTTGCTGGATTTCGAGGGCAGCTTGGGTGGCGATCGGTTGAAGAGCGAACCTATCGATTTATTGACGCTGAGTGCTTGCGAAACGGCCGAAGGCGACGACCGGATGCTGTTGGGTTTCAGCGGATTGGCGGTCAAGAGTAACGTTTTAAGCGCGGTCGGTAGCCTGTGGTCGATCAACGATCAGGCCGCCACCGAATTCATGCATTTGTTTTACGACGGATTGGGCAATTCCTTGAACAAGGCGGAAGCGATGCGTCAGGCGCAGATCGCGATGATTAAGTCCAAACGTTTTAAACACCCGTTTTTTTGGTCGCCGTTCATTCTGATCGGCGGGTGGCAATAACCGACCCTAACAGGAGCAGGACTGAACCATGGCCGATTTATCCGGTTTACTGGACGAGATTTCCGCCGACAACCCTTGCGGCGACAATCTGGAATACGACAACGCCAGGGTGGCGTTGGATACCGATATTCTAGGGACGCCGGAGAATCAATTTTCCGGCGAAAAAGCCATGCCGCCCAATTGGCGGCAAGTGCAAAAGGATGCGTTGGCCTTATTGGGGCGGTCTAAGGATCTGCAGGTCGCCCTATATTTAATCCGTTGTCTGATTCCGACCGAAGGCGTGCGCGGTTTTCGAGACGGTTTAAACCTGTTGACCGAGTGGATAGATCGTTACTGGGAGCACCTGCATCCCCAGCTCGATCCCGACGATGGCCTCGATCCGACCCTCAGGATCAATATCATCGAAGAACTGAACAATTTCGATTGGGTGCTCAGGCCCTTAAGTCAGACGATGTTGGTTGAGTCAAAATCGGTGGGTCGGTTTTGTTTGCGCGATATGCAATACGCCACCGACAAGCTCGACCTCCCGGCCGGCCAGACCAAGCCGGAAATCAGCGCGATCAACGCGGCTTTTCTGGATGTCGAACTCGAGGAGCTCGCGGCCAATTTTCAAGCCATCAATGACAGCATGGCGCTATTGGACCGCTTGGATGCGGCCGTTGTCGATCGAGTAGGCAATAGCCAGGCGGCCAGTTTGAGCGCGGCCAAGGCCTTGTTTAAAGAGATTCGGCATTTTTTCGAGCAATTTGCCGGTAGCCGCTTGGCTGACCAAGCCGAGCCGGAAAGCGACGTTGCCGAGGAGGATGTGGCGGATGCCGGCGAAACGGTCCGAGTGTCCGCCAAGCCCAAGGCGGGGGTAGGCGAAATAGCGACGCGCCAGGATGTTTTGAAATCGTTGGATTTGATTTGCAAGTATTACGCGGAGAACGAACCCTCCAGTCCGGTACCGATTTTATTGTTGCGGGCAAAACACCTGGTGACCGCCGATTTTCGCGAAATTGTCCTAAATTTGATGCCGGATGCCCTGACGCATATCGATGCGTTGAAAGGCCCCGATCCACACTAACCTTTTTTGTAGTCGTTAAATATCTCAAGCGGAGAATATCATGGCAGAAAGCAGTCAAAAGTTTATTCAAAGGAACCGGGCGCCCCGGGTCCAGATCGAGTACGACGTCGAGTTGTACGGCTCGGAAAAAAAGGTGCAGTTGCCGTTCGTGATGGGCGTCATGTCCGATTTGTCCGGCAAGCCGGCGGAACCGTTGGCGCCGGTGGCGGATCGTAAGTTACTGGAAATCGATGTCGATAATTTCAACGAACGCTTGAAATCGATGAAGCCGCGCGTGGCTTTCCAGGTGGCGAATACTCTGACCGGCGAAGGAAACCTGAATGTCGATATTACCTTCGAAAGCATGGACGACTTTTCGCCGGCCGCCGTCGCCAAACGGGTCGCCGGCCTGGATAAAATCGTCGAAGCCCGCACGCAGTTGTCCAATCTGATCACTTATATGGACGGCAAGACCGGAGCGGAGGAATTAATTGCCAAATTGATCAACGATCCAGCGTTGCTGCAAACCTTGGCCGCCTCGGCCAAACCGGCCGACGCCGAAGGCAGCGAGGGTTAAGTCATGGTGGAATTGGAAAATCAAGCCGCGCAAGGCGCAACTCAAACTCTGGAACTGGACGACTTTTCGGCGCTGTTGGCGAAGGAATTCAAACCGGGCACCGAAGCCGCCAGCCAAGTCAATACCGCAGTCGGCACCTTGGCTCAATACGCGTTACAGGACGTCACCAAGGTCTCCGACGATGCGATCAAGAGTATCCAGGCCATCATTGCCGGCTTGGATCAAAAAATCACCGAGCAGCTTAACTTGGTTCTGCACCACCCGGATTTTCAAAAACTGGAAGGGGCTTGGCGAGGTCTGCACTATTTGGTGAACAACACCGAAACCGACGAGATGTTGAAAATCAAGGTATTGAACATCTCGAAAAACGAATTGGGTAAAACCCTGAAAAAATTCAAGGGAACGGCCTGGGATCAAAGCCCCTTGTTTAAAAAGATGTACGAAGAGGAATACGGCACCTTTGGCGGCGAACCCTTCGGCTGTCTGGTGGGCGACTACCACTTCGACCACAGCCCGCAAGATGTCGAGTTGTTGGGCGAGATGGCGAAAGTCAGCGCCGCCGCGCACGCGCCTTTCATCTCCGGTGTCGCGCCTTCGGTGTTGCAGATGGAAAGTTGGTCGGAGCTCGCCAATCCTCGCGATCTAACCAAGATTTTCCAGACTCCGGAATATGCGGCCTGGCGCTCGTTGCGGGAGTCCGAGGACTCGCGTTACATCGGTCTGGCGATGCCGCGTTTCCTGAGCCGCTTGCCTTACGGTTCGAAAACCGATCCGGTCGAGGAGTTCGATTTCGAAGAAGATACGTCCGGCGCCGACAGCAGCAAGTACACCTGGGCCAACGCCGCGTACGCAATGGCGGTCAACATCAACCGCTCGTTCAAGCTTTACGGCTGGTGTTCGCAAATTCGCGGCATCGAGTCCGGCGGTGCGGTCGAAGGTTTGCCGGTGCACTCGTTCCCGACCGACGACGGCGGTGTCGATATGAAATGCCCGACCGAAATCGCAATCACCGATCGGCGCGAGGCCGAACTGGCGAAAAGCGGCTTCATGCCGTTGTTGCATAAGAAAAATACCGATTTCGCGGCCTTCATCGGCGCGCAGTCCTTGCAAAAACCGTTCGAATACCAGGATCCCGACGCGACGGCCAACGCCAACTTGGCGGCCCGCTTGCCTTACTTGTTCGCGACCTGTCGCTTCGCGCATTACTTGAAGTGTATCGTTCGCGATAAAGTCGGATCTTTCAAGGAGCGTCAAGACATGCAGGCTTGGCTGAATACTTGGATCAGTCAGTACGTGTTGACCAATCCGGCGGTAGCCACCGAAAAAGACAAGGCGCGCAGGCCGTTGGCGGGCGCGGAGGTGATTGTCGAGGAAGTGGAAGGCAACCCAGGCTACTATCAGTCCAAGTTCTTTCTGCGGCCGCATTATCAATTGGAAGGGTTGACGGTGTCCTTGCGCTTGACCTCTAAATTACCGTCACAAAAAGGTTAGACCGGTTCGGCGAACCGAGTTTGGTATGCGTTGGCGGCGGCCGCCTATTTGGTCGCCGCCAGCGGCAGATGTTTTATACATCCCGGCGCGCCGGGGCTATAAATCTCAGGGTAAAGATACCCGTTAAATTTTTTCTTAAAACTTGATCGGAAAGGAGAGCACCATGATTTTATTAAAATTCGCAACCGAAATTAAAGGCGACAGCACCGTAGCCAGCCACAAGGACTGGATTACGCTGGACAGCCTGCAAATGGGCGTGGGCCGGGCGATTTCGCAAAGTGGCGGCGGTAAGGACCGCGATACCAGTAATCCATCGTTTTCGGAAGTAACTTTTACCAAAAATATGGACGTGGCGTCGGTGGATTTGTGGATGCAAGCCATTTGCGGCAAAAGTTTGGGAACCGCAACCATTCACTTCATCCAAACCGGCGGCAGCGATGCCAAGGGCCAGGTTTATTTGGAAATCGAACTCGCGGATGCGATTATCAGCAGCTACAGTCAAGGTAGCGGCGGCGATCGTCCGACCGAGAGTATCTCAATCAATTTCAACGAAATTAAAATGAAATACAACTCGTTCGGCGAAGGCGAGGCACCGATTACCGGTGCGTTCAAAGGTTGGAGCGTCAAAGCCAACGAAACCGTTTAAGGGCCTATCCCCGGCGGTTTTCCGCCGGGGTTTTTCCATCTTTTGGAGTCATCCATGCAGGACGTTTCACGCTTGATTGCCGACGGCGACTTGGACGAGGCGTTGCGGAACACGCAACAACTCATCCGGCAAAACCCAGCGGAGCCTAAATCCCGCATCTTGCTGTTCCAGCTTTATTGCCTGATTGGTCAATGGGACAAAGCCCTGACCCAATTGAACGTGTTAAGGGACCTGGACAAGTCCACCCTGCTGATGGTCGGCACTTACGAACAAGTATTGCAATGCGAGGCATTGCGCAAGGATGTTTTCGCCGGACTGAAAACACCACTGATTTTCGGCGAGCCGCGGGAATGGCTGGCTTTGTTGCTGGAAGCGCTAAAGCTGGAAAATAACGGCAACTATCAACAGGCCGCCCAGATGCGCGTCCAGGCCCTGGAGCAGGCGCCCGCCACCTCGGGGAGTGTCGACGGTACGCCGTTTGCGTGGATCGCCGACGCCGATAGTCGGCTTGGGCCGTGTTTGGAAGCGATCATGAATGGTCGCTATTACTGGATTCCGTTTATGCAAATCGGCAAGATTCAGTTGGAGCCGCCCACGGATTTACGCGATTTGGTTTGGGTCCCGGCCCACTTTACCTGGGTCAACGGCGGCGAGGCGGACGGTTTGATTCCGACCCGTTATTCCGGTTCGGACGCATCCGACGACCCGCGGATACGCCTGTCGCGGCTGACCGACTGGCAAGCGGTCGCCGACGGAATCGTTCACGGACTTGGGCAACGTTTGTTGGCCACCGATGTCGACGATTACGCGTTGCTGGACTTGCGCCTGATCGAATTGGCTAGCGAGTAGGGGCACGCGAAATGGCTGAATTGTTGCATTCCGAGCGCCTGCAACCCTCGTTACTGGATCGTCTGACCGACGATGCGCCGGAGAATCGGACCGAGGCGCGCGAGCAGCGGGTGATGTCGTTGCGTCAGTTGCGGCAAAGCGTGCTGCGCGATTTGAGTTGGTTGCTCAACACGGCTGCACTGGAGAGCATGGTGGATTTGTCCGAGGTGCCGCATGCCGCGCGTTCGGTGATCAATTTCGGTTCGCCGGTGTTTTCCGGCGTGGCGGTGACCGGCATCGACGTGCGTAAGGTCGAAACCAAGGTTCGGCAAGCCATCGCTCAGTTCGAACCGCGCATTTTGGCCGACAGCCTCAGCGTCGAATTGATTAAGGACAGCGAACAAATGAGCAATAAAGCGCTGTCGTTTCGAATAGAAGGCGATTTGTGGGCACAACCGCTACCCGTGCATTTGTATATCCGTAGCGATCTGGATTTGGAAACCGGGGAAATCACCGTGAAGGATTGGGACGGTTAGGCGATGGACCCCAAGTTGCTGAAATATTACAACCGCGAGCTGCAATACGTGCGCGAGGTCGGTGCGGAATTCGCGGCCGAATATCCCAAGATTGCCAGCCGTCTCGGTCTAGACACTTTCGAATGCTCCGATCCCTATGTCGAACGCTTGTTCGAAGGCTTCGCCTTTATGGCGGCGCGGGTGCAGCTTAAGGTCGATGCCGAGTTTCCCAATTTTACTCAGCAATTGCTGCAAATCGTTTACCCGCATTATTTGTCGGCAACGCCGTCGATGGCGGTCGTCGAGTTCAAACCGGATTTTGCCGAAGCGGCCTTGGCCGACGGTGCGACGATTCCCAAGGGGACGGTGCTGCGTTCGCAAATTGCCAAGGGCGAACAGACGGCTTGCGAATATCGCACCTCGCAAGCGGTGGAATTGTTGCCGCTACAGATTGGCCAACTCGAATACCTGCCGACCCTGGCGGCGGTTTCGAGTCATGGCGTGTCGGCCGGCAAATATGCCGTGCCGGTCAAGGCGGCCTTTCGCATCGTGCTACGCAGCTTGGGCGGCGCCAAATTCAATAAAATCGCGCTCGACCGCTTGCCGCTGTTTCTGCGCGGGGCCGGCAATATTCCCTATCGGCTCTACGAACAATTGTTGGCCAATGTCGTCGGCATTGCCGGAAAACACACCCGAGCCAATGCTTCCACGGTGCGTTATTTGGACGGCGGTCGTCATTGGGTGCGAGGAATGGGCTTCGAGCCGGAAGAGGCCTTACTGCAACAAACGCCGAGGTCGTTCGACGGCTACCGGATTTTGCAGGAATATTTCGCGTTTCCGGAGCGGTATCTGTTTATCGAATTGGATGGCTTGACCGAACTGGCGGCGGCTTGCGACGGCGAGGAACTCGAATTGTTCGTGTTGCTGGACCGTAGCGACGCTCAATTGATTAACGTGCTGGATCAAAACAATCTAGCCTTATTTTGCGCGCCGGCCATCAATCTGTTCCCGAAGCGGACCGATCGGTTGCAGATCGATCAGCGCCAATCCGAATATCACATTGTCGTCGACCGCAGTCGCCCGATGGATTACGAAGTCTACAGCGTCGCCGAAGTGACCGGTTATAGCAAGGATCAGGGCAGCGAACGCGCGTTCCTGCCGTTCTACGGCTCGAAAACCGCTTACCAGGGCCACGGCGAGACCGCCTTCTACTCGCTCAGGCGCGTGAAACGGGTGCTGTCATCGAGACAGCGGCGTAAGGGCGTGCGCTCCAGCTATATCGGCAGCGAGGTGTTCGTCGCGTTGGTGGACGCCGCCGAAGCGCCGTATGCCGGCAATTTGGCGCAATTGGGGCTGGAGACGCTATGCACCAATCGCGACTTGCCGTTGGTGATGCCGGTCGGTCTCGGCGATACCGATTTTACGTTGCAGATTAGCGCCCCAGTCAAGGCGATACGTTGCATCGTCGGGCCTACCCGGCCGTTGCCGGCGGCCTACGAAGCGGACTCGGTCTGGCGTTTGGTAAACCATTTATCGCTGAATTATCTGTCGCTGATCGATACCGATCCGAAAGTCGGCGCCGGCGCGTTACGCGAACTATTAAGTCTGTACGCCGACCAGCGCGAGCCGGCCGTCAAAAAGCAGATCGAGGGCGTGATATCGGTCAACGCTAAAAACGTGGTCAGGCGTATCGATGCCAATGGGCCGATGGTCTTCGGCCGCGGGCTGGAAATTACCGTGGTATTGGACGAGTCCGCCTTCGAGGGCGGCGGTTATTTTCTGCTGGGTACGGTACTGGAACGCTTCTTCAGCCGCT harbors:
- the tssB gene encoding type VI secretion system contractile sheath small subunit gives rise to the protein MAESSQKFIQRNRAPRVQIEYDVELYGSEKKVQLPFVMGVMSDLSGKPAEPLAPVADRKLLEIDVDNFNERLKSMKPRVAFQVANTLTGEGNLNVDITFESMDDFSPAAVAKRVAGLDKIVEARTQLSNLITYMDGKTGAEELIAKLINDPALLQTLAASAKPADAEGSEG
- a CDS encoding CHAT domain-containing protein, giving the protein MPNLMLEAQMRLDLIAITVLALGVAVGNAASAEMPVPVSAAEIRSVVLRGEQLRDNGELQAAQQQFDAALQAVVDVKGDIGLLAAVEAAAGYNLFLLNSKEAAEPLLKAAYRNTETGPDYLRGLVGLYLSELALAGGDRQQALQYADQAEAALRSQGDSPLRMSVALSRTAAGEDKSGRVAALLELAARIEGLPNDFPAAKVRLKTAEALLAEAAPSDGQGWVGAAYAALDKVLAGANPPPRMRVEALLGMARLYRQQNRDREALALTEQALALAGDRRYLELLAELEALQGDLLLRLGQQVPALRAYEQAVNDLLAIRGDLPINLPDGRSAIDTVIDPLHRGYVDLLLRQAGTGDSEQQALNKAMSSMEAIKEADLQDFFLGRCSISVQTRDDWRELAFPETVIVYPILLTDRLELLMKHGPLVVRRSVPVSAERVREQAQILTQRLHAGKDYRAAAKQLYQWLFEPIANDVAAAGAKLLLYVPDRNLRAVPYSVLQDGGRFLVEQYAIVTLPGLTFQNWDKQVAKRKNLRALVAGLSRPDGAAIDTLPDNVVERLIGNKPADVAQKAMDRSRLVEELSLPNIEREIDSVAKRQNSTMLLNNQFTASALKRDIETGDYAKVHIASHGYFGKNAKESFVMAYDQNLTLLDFEGSLGGDRLKSEPIDLLTLSACETAEGDDRMLLGFSGLAVKSNVLSAVGSLWSINDQAATEFMHLFYDGLGNSLNKAEAMRQAQIAMIKSKRFKHPFFWSPFILIGGWQ
- the tssC gene encoding type VI secretion system contractile sheath large subunit yields the protein MVELENQAAQGATQTLELDDFSALLAKEFKPGTEAASQVNTAVGTLAQYALQDVTKVSDDAIKSIQAIIAGLDQKITEQLNLVLHHPDFQKLEGAWRGLHYLVNNTETDEMLKIKVLNISKNELGKTLKKFKGTAWDQSPLFKKMYEEEYGTFGGEPFGCLVGDYHFDHSPQDVELLGEMAKVSAAAHAPFISGVAPSVLQMESWSELANPRDLTKIFQTPEYAAWRSLRESEDSRYIGLAMPRFLSRLPYGSKTDPVEEFDFEEDTSGADSSKYTWANAAYAMAVNINRSFKLYGWCSQIRGIESGGAVEGLPVHSFPTDDGGVDMKCPTEIAITDRREAELAKSGFMPLLHKKNTDFAAFIGAQSLQKPFEYQDPDATANANLAARLPYLFATCRFAHYLKCIVRDKVGSFKERQDMQAWLNTWISQYVLTNPAVATEKDKARRPLAGAEVIVEEVEGNPGYYQSKFFLRPHYQLEGLTVSLRLTSKLPSQKG
- a CDS encoding ShlB/FhaC/HecB family hemolysin secretion/activation protein, producing the protein MAIRRKLGMLDGRGLVQRGAKPAPDAGTVGPDRLKAATALAKRNPIWSRRLGIGLVIAAFATKTVADEPPPLNADPTKSRQPTLAQPERPAVGSGGFVLPELPKSGAPASTGGSVELQRVIFDGNTVFEDAELQSVAAAFLHRRIGAADIEMLRRAVSQYYIDHGYINSGAVLASQSLADGVLHLNIVEGRLTEVRQSGQQRLREGYLRDRLLVGAGEPLRVEDLQDSYRQLLADPLIQQLNGRLVPGEKLGEAILDLRVERARPYQLYLGADDYQTPAVGAYTGRVGGWVDNLLTLGERIDGQFIVNEGVQGYNTGISVPLTARDLRASFRYSDTYSSIVEPPLETLNITNHIVGFEAGLSHPIYRRFNDDLTFSVNMAFRENRSQVSNTCQPISGGEGLGCATQASVMRIAQHFSHRGEDTGLVFWSTFNVGLDMLGATTNRPGLPSGQFFSWLGQSLFSVKLLENGAALLVKANIQLADKPLLNLERYALGGAYTVRGYRENTYVRDNGFNVGAEVKYPLYLDVGGRDGLHLVPFIQYGGAWDSPTATNARPSTHYLYSAGIGLQWQFRGLTTEFYWAHAFTPVPNRQRSSHSIQDDGIHFRVNFNVF
- the tssA gene encoding type VI secretion system protein TssA; translated protein: MADLSGLLDEISADNPCGDNLEYDNARVALDTDILGTPENQFSGEKAMPPNWRQVQKDALALLGRSKDLQVALYLIRCLIPTEGVRGFRDGLNLLTEWIDRYWEHLHPQLDPDDGLDPTLRINIIEELNNFDWVLRPLSQTMLVESKSVGRFCLRDMQYATDKLDLPAGQTKPEISAINAAFLDVELEELAANFQAINDSMALLDRLDAAVVDRVGNSQAASLSAAKALFKEIRHFFEQFAGSRLADQAEPESDVAEEDVADAGETVRVSAKPKAGVGEIATRQDVLKSLDLICKYYAENEPSSPVPILLLRAKHLVTADFREIVLNLMPDALTHIDALKGPDPH
- a CDS encoding type VI secretion system tube protein Hcp, which produces MILLKFATEIKGDSTVASHKDWITLDSLQMGVGRAISQSGGGKDRDTSNPSFSEVTFTKNMDVASVDLWMQAICGKSLGTATIHFIQTGGSDAKGQVYLEIELADAIISSYSQGSGGDRPTESISINFNEIKMKYNSFGEGEAPITGAFKGWSVKANETV
- the tssE gene encoding type VI secretion system baseplate subunit TssE, which produces MAELLHSERLQPSLLDRLTDDAPENRTEAREQRVMSLRQLRQSVLRDLSWLLNTAALESMVDLSEVPHAARSVINFGSPVFSGVAVTGIDVRKVETKVRQAIAQFEPRILADSLSVELIKDSEQMSNKALSFRIEGDLWAQPLPVHLYIRSDLDLETGEITVKDWDG
- a CDS encoding type VI secretion system accessory protein TagJ, which translates into the protein MQDVSRLIADGDLDEALRNTQQLIRQNPAEPKSRILLFQLYCLIGQWDKALTQLNVLRDLDKSTLLMVGTYEQVLQCEALRKDVFAGLKTPLIFGEPREWLALLLEALKLENNGNYQQAAQMRVQALEQAPATSGSVDGTPFAWIADADSRLGPCLEAIMNGRYYWIPFMQIGKIQLEPPTDLRDLVWVPAHFTWVNGGEADGLIPTRYSGSDASDDPRIRLSRLTDWQAVADGIVHGLGQRLLATDVDDYALLDLRLIELASE